The following are from one region of the Streptomyces tuirus genome:
- a CDS encoding NCS1 family nucleobase:cation symporter-1, producing MTDTAPTAPPPPTQVTLDDGRVEIAPGAPAPTGRYANEDLLPVPVEKRTWTTYNFSALWVGMAHNTASWTLASGLIAVGMDWKQAVLTIALANVIVLIPMLLTGHAGPKYGIPFPVFARASFGIRGANLPAVVRALVACGWFGIQTWIGGEAIYFLAGKLIGTGWTDAAKVGGYAWTMWLSFAIFWALQVVIIYRGMETIRRFENWAAPFVLVGAFVMLWWMSDKAGGFGPLFDQPSKLGWGADFWKLFAPALMGMIGFWSTLSLNIPDFTRYGKSQKAQTRGQALGLPTTMTLFAFLSVMVTSGSQAVYGEAIWDPVQLAAKTDSTVGLIFALVTVLVATLSVNVAANLVSPAFDFSNVAPRRISFRAGALATCVLGVLIFPWKLYSDPQGYIFTWLGLVGGLLGTVAGILIADYWILRRARLDLADLYRPGGRYWYAGGWNWRAVVAFAVGGVLAVGGASFKPLIDGRPVPALAELADYGWAVGLGTSMVLYLVLMALRGRNTV from the coding sequence ATGACCGATACCGCTCCCACGGCCCCACCGCCGCCCACCCAAGTCACCCTCGACGACGGCCGGGTGGAGATCGCCCCGGGCGCCCCCGCACCGACCGGCCGCTACGCCAACGAGGACCTGCTGCCGGTCCCGGTGGAGAAGCGCACCTGGACCACCTACAACTTCTCCGCGCTGTGGGTCGGCATGGCCCACAACACGGCCTCCTGGACCCTGGCCTCCGGACTCATCGCCGTCGGCATGGACTGGAAGCAGGCGGTGCTCACCATCGCCCTGGCCAACGTCATCGTGCTGATACCGATGCTGCTCACCGGCCACGCCGGACCCAAGTACGGCATACCCTTCCCGGTCTTCGCCCGGGCCTCCTTCGGTATCCGCGGCGCCAACCTGCCCGCCGTCGTACGGGCGTTGGTGGCGTGCGGCTGGTTCGGCATCCAGACCTGGATCGGCGGCGAGGCCATCTACTTCCTGGCCGGCAAGCTCATCGGCACCGGCTGGACCGACGCGGCGAAGGTCGGCGGCTACGCCTGGACGATGTGGCTGTCGTTCGCGATCTTCTGGGCGCTGCAGGTCGTCATCATCTACCGGGGCATGGAGACCATCCGCCGCTTCGAGAACTGGGCGGCGCCCTTCGTGCTCGTCGGCGCGTTCGTGATGCTGTGGTGGATGAGCGACAAGGCGGGCGGCTTCGGCCCGCTCTTCGACCAGCCCTCCAAGCTCGGCTGGGGCGCGGACTTCTGGAAGCTGTTCGCCCCCGCCCTCATGGGCATGATCGGCTTCTGGTCCACGCTGTCGCTGAACATCCCCGACTTCACCCGCTACGGCAAGAGCCAGAAGGCGCAGACCCGCGGCCAGGCGCTCGGTCTGCCGACCACCATGACCCTCTTCGCGTTCCTGTCGGTGATGGTCACCTCCGGCAGCCAGGCCGTCTACGGTGAGGCCATCTGGGACCCGGTGCAGCTCGCGGCCAAGACCGACAGCACGGTGGGACTGATCTTCGCGCTGGTCACCGTCCTGGTGGCGACGCTCTCCGTCAACGTCGCGGCCAATCTGGTCTCACCGGCGTTCGACTTCTCCAACGTCGCGCCCCGCAGGATCAGTTTCCGGGCCGGCGCCCTCGCCACCTGTGTGCTCGGTGTGCTGATCTTCCCGTGGAAGCTGTACTCCGACCCGCAGGGCTACATCTTCACCTGGCTGGGCCTGGTCGGCGGCCTGCTCGGCACCGTCGCCGGCATCCTCATCGCCGACTACTGGATCCTGCGCCGCGCCCGGCTCGACCTCGCCGACCTGTACCGGCCGGGCGGCCGCTACTGGTACGCGGGCGGCTGGAACTGGCGGGCCGTCGTCGCCTTCGCGGTCGGCGGTGTCCTCGCCGTCGGCGGCGCGAGCTTCAAGCCGCTGATCGACGGCCGTCCCGTCCCGGCGCTGGCCGAGCTGGCCGACTACGGCTGGGCGGTGGGCCTGGGCACCTCGATGGTGCTGTACCTGGTGCTGATGGCCCTGCGGGGCCGGAACACCGTCTGA
- a CDS encoding aspartate aminotransferase family protein, with translation MTNDLLGRHRAVLPDWLALYYEEPLELTHGEGRHVWDAQGNRYLDFFGGILTTMTAHALPEVTKAVSEQAGRIIHSSTLYLNRPMVELAERIAQLSGIPDARVFFTTSGTEANDTALLLATAYRRSNTILAMRNSYHGRSFSAVGITGNSGWSPTSLSPLQTLYVHGGVRTRGPFASLSDEAFIAACVEDLRDLLGHTRAPAALIAEPVQGVGGFTAPPDGLYAAFREVLHERGILWIADEVQTGWGRTGEHFWGWQAHGRNGPPDIMTFAKGIGNGMSIGGVVARSEIMNCLDSNSISTFGGTQITMAAGLANLTYLLEHDLQGNARRVGGLLIERLRAVAAQVPAVREVRGRGLMIGIEITKPGTDEADPQTAAAVQEAAREGGLLIGKGGGHNTSALRVAPPLSLNVAEAEEGAAILENALRSIP, from the coding sequence GTGACCAACGACCTCCTGGGCCGCCACCGGGCCGTGCTCCCCGACTGGCTCGCCCTCTACTACGAGGAGCCGCTGGAGCTCACCCACGGCGAGGGCCGCCACGTCTGGGACGCCCAGGGCAACCGGTACCTCGACTTCTTCGGCGGCATCCTCACCACCATGACGGCGCACGCACTGCCCGAGGTCACCAAGGCGGTCAGCGAGCAGGCCGGGCGGATCATCCACTCCTCGACCCTCTACCTCAACCGCCCGATGGTCGAACTCGCCGAGCGCATCGCCCAGTTGAGCGGCATCCCGGACGCCCGCGTCTTCTTCACCACGTCCGGCACCGAGGCCAACGACACCGCCCTGCTGCTGGCCACGGCGTACCGGCGCAGCAACACGATCCTCGCGATGCGCAACAGCTACCACGGCCGCTCCTTCAGCGCCGTCGGCATCACCGGCAACAGCGGCTGGTCGCCGACCTCGCTGTCCCCGCTCCAGACGCTGTACGTCCACGGCGGGGTGCGCACCCGCGGCCCGTTCGCCTCCCTCAGCGACGAGGCCTTCATCGCCGCCTGCGTGGAGGACCTGAGGGACCTGCTCGGCCATACCCGCGCGCCGGCCGCGCTGATCGCCGAACCCGTCCAGGGCGTCGGCGGGTTCACGGCGCCGCCGGACGGGCTGTACGCCGCCTTCCGCGAGGTGCTGCACGAGCGCGGCATCCTGTGGATCGCCGACGAGGTGCAGACCGGCTGGGGCCGCACCGGCGAGCACTTCTGGGGCTGGCAGGCCCACGGGCGCAACGGACCGCCCGACATCATGACCTTCGCCAAGGGCATCGGCAACGGCATGTCCATCGGTGGCGTCGTCGCCCGCTCCGAGATCATGAACTGCCTGGACTCCAACAGCATCTCCACCTTCGGCGGCACCCAGATCACCATGGCGGCGGGCCTCGCCAACCTCACCTACCTGCTGGAGCACGACCTCCAGGGCAACGCCCGGCGCGTCGGCGGTCTGCTCATCGAACGGCTGCGGGCCGTCGCCGCGCAGGTCCCGGCCGTACGGGAGGTACGCGGACGCGGGCTGATGATCGGCATCGAGATCACGAAACCGGGGACCGACGAGGCCGATCCGCAGACCGCGGCGGCCGTGCAGGAGGCGGCCCGCGAGGGCGGCCTGCTGATCGGCAAAGGCGGCGGGCACAACACCAGTGCGCTGCGCGTCGCACCGCCGCTGTCCCTCAACGTCGCGGAGGCCGAGGAGGGCGCCGCGATCCTCGAGAACGCTCTGCGGAGCATCCCGTAG
- the hydA gene encoding dihydropyrimidinase → MSTRTVIRGGLVITASDELHADVLIEDGRIAALAASHTPAAESFTADRTIDATGRYVIPGGVDAHTHMELPFGGTFASDTFETGTRAAAWGGTTTIIDFAVQSVGHSLREGLDAWHAKADGQCAIDYGFHMIVSDVNEHTLKEMDHLVEEGITSFKQFMAYPGVFYSDDGQILRAMQRSAENGGLIMMHAENGIAIDVLVEQALARGETDPRYHGEVRKALLEAEATHRAIKLAQVAGAPLYVVHVSATEAVAELARARDEGLPVFGETCPQYLFLSTDNLAEPGFEGAKYVCSTPLRPKEHQAALWRGLRTNDLQVVSTDHCPFCFTGQKDLGRGDFSKIPNGLPGVENRMDLLHQAVVDGHISRRRWIEIACASPARMFGLYPKKGTIAPGADADVVIYDPHAEQVISAETHHMNVDYSAYEGKRTTGRVETVLSRGELVITEREYTGHAGHGVFTPRSTCQYLD, encoded by the coding sequence ATGAGCACCCGAACCGTCATCCGAGGCGGCCTGGTCATCACCGCCTCCGATGAACTACACGCCGACGTCCTGATCGAGGACGGCCGAATCGCCGCCCTCGCCGCCTCCCACACCCCCGCCGCCGAATCCTTCACAGCCGACCGCACCATCGACGCCACCGGAAGGTACGTCATCCCCGGCGGCGTCGACGCCCACACCCACATGGAGCTGCCCTTCGGCGGCACCTTCGCCTCCGACACCTTCGAGACCGGCACCCGCGCCGCCGCCTGGGGCGGCACGACGACGATCATCGACTTCGCCGTGCAGAGCGTCGGGCACAGCCTGCGCGAGGGCCTCGACGCCTGGCACGCCAAGGCCGACGGCCAGTGCGCGATCGACTACGGCTTCCACATGATCGTCTCCGACGTCAACGAGCACACGCTCAAGGAGATGGACCACCTGGTCGAGGAGGGCATCACCTCCTTCAAGCAGTTCATGGCCTACCCGGGCGTCTTCTACAGCGACGACGGCCAGATCCTGCGCGCCATGCAGCGCTCCGCCGAGAACGGCGGCCTGATCATGATGCACGCCGAGAACGGCATCGCCATCGACGTCCTGGTCGAGCAGGCGCTCGCCCGGGGCGAGACCGACCCGCGCTACCACGGCGAGGTCCGCAAGGCTCTGCTGGAGGCCGAGGCCACCCACCGCGCCATCAAACTCGCGCAGGTGGCCGGGGCGCCCCTGTACGTCGTGCACGTCTCGGCGACGGAGGCGGTCGCCGAGCTGGCCCGGGCCCGCGACGAGGGACTGCCCGTCTTCGGTGAGACGTGCCCGCAGTACCTGTTCCTGTCCACCGACAACCTCGCCGAGCCCGGCTTCGAGGGCGCGAAGTACGTGTGCAGCACCCCGCTCAGGCCGAAGGAGCACCAGGCCGCGCTGTGGCGGGGGCTGCGGACGAACGACCTCCAGGTCGTCTCCACCGACCACTGCCCGTTCTGCTTCACCGGCCAGAAGGACCTGGGCCGCGGCGACTTCTCCAAGATTCCCAACGGCCTGCCGGGCGTGGAGAACCGTATGGACCTCCTCCACCAGGCGGTCGTCGACGGGCACATCTCGCGCCGCCGCTGGATCGAGATCGCCTGCGCGTCCCCGGCCCGGATGTTCGGCCTCTACCCGAAGAAGGGCACCATCGCGCCGGGCGCCGACGCCGACGTCGTCATCTACGACCCGCACGCGGAGCAGGTCATCTCCGCCGAGACGCACCACATGAACGTCGACTACTCGGCGTACGAGGGCAAACGCACCACCGGCCGGGTCGAGACGGTCCTCTCGCGCGGCGAACTCGTCATCACCGAGCGGGAGTACACCGGGCACGCCGGGCACGGCGTGTTCACCCCGCGATCCACCTGTCAGTACCTCGATTAG
- the map gene encoding type I methionyl aminopeptidase: MVELKTDTSIDAMHEAGQVVARALTAVQKAADVGVSLLELDEVAHGVLREAGATSPFLGYRPSFAPTPFPAVLCVSVNDAIVHGVPDRYRLRDGDLVSIDFGAELGGWVGDSALSFVVGTPREADLRLIETAERALAAGIEAAVVGNRIGDIAHAIGTICRGAGYGIPDGFGGHGIGRRMHEDPGVPNEGRPGRGMRLRHGMVLAIEPMVVAGGADDFHAAPDGWTLKTNDGSRAAHAEHTVAITDSGPRILTAR; encoded by the coding sequence ATGGTGGAGCTGAAGACAGACACTTCTATCGACGCGATGCACGAGGCGGGCCAGGTCGTCGCCCGTGCCCTGACGGCCGTACAGAAGGCCGCCGACGTGGGCGTCTCCCTGCTGGAGCTGGACGAGGTGGCGCACGGCGTGCTGCGCGAGGCGGGCGCGACCTCGCCCTTCCTGGGGTACCGGCCGTCCTTCGCGCCGACCCCGTTCCCCGCCGTCCTCTGCGTCTCGGTCAACGACGCGATCGTGCACGGCGTCCCGGACCGCTACCGCCTGCGCGACGGAGACCTGGTCTCCATCGACTTCGGCGCCGAACTGGGCGGCTGGGTCGGCGACTCGGCGCTCAGCTTCGTCGTGGGCACGCCGCGCGAGGCGGACCTCCGGCTGATCGAGACCGCCGAGCGGGCCCTCGCGGCCGGCATCGAGGCCGCCGTGGTGGGCAACCGCATCGGCGACATCGCCCACGCGATCGGCACGATCTGCCGCGGCGCCGGCTACGGCATCCCGGACGGCTTCGGCGGCCACGGCATCGGCCGCCGCATGCACGAGGACCCCGGGGTGCCCAACGAGGGCCGCCCGGGGCGGGGCATGCGGCTGCGGCACGGCATGGTGCTGGCGATCGAACCCATGGTCGTCGCGGGCGGCGCGGACGACTTCCACGCGGCCCCCGACGGCTGGACCCTGAAGACCAACGACGGCTCCCGCGCGGCCCACGCGGAGCACACGGTGGCGATCACGGACTCAGGGCCGAGGATCCTGACCGCACGCTGA
- a CDS encoding helix-turn-helix domain-containing protein, producing MVRTPLTPEERERGERLGRLLREARGGRSMTEIAASAGISAETLRKIETGRAPTPAFFTVAALAGVLGLSMDDLAGQCVLVPL from the coding sequence ATGGTGCGCACCCCTCTCACCCCCGAAGAGCGCGAACGCGGCGAGCGGCTCGGCCGGCTGCTGCGCGAGGCGCGTGGTGGCCGGAGTATGACGGAGATCGCGGCGAGCGCCGGCATCTCCGCCGAGACCCTCCGGAAGATCGAGACCGGCCGGGCCCCGACCCCGGCCTTCTTCACGGTGGCCGCGCTGGCCGGAGTCCTCGGGCTGTCCATGGACGACCTGGCCGGACAGTGCGTACTCGTACCCCTCTGA
- a CDS encoding nitrilase-related carbon-nitrogen hydrolase — protein sequence MANVVRAALVQATWTGDTESMVAKHEEHAREAARRGAKIIGFQEVFNSPYFCQVEEPEHYRWAEPVPDGPTVRRMRALARETGMVVVAPVFEAEQPGFYYNTAAVIDADGTYLGKYRKHHIPQLKGFREKFYFKPGNLGWPVFDTAAGKVGVYICYDRHFPEGWRQLGLAGAQLVYNPSATHRSLSSHLWRLEQPAAAVANGYYIAAINRVGQEEYGDNDFYGTSYFVDPRGQFVGDVASDSEEELVIRDIDLDLIEEVRQTWAFYRDRRPDAYEGLVQP from the coding sequence ATGGCCAACGTCGTACGTGCCGCCCTGGTCCAGGCCACATGGACCGGCGACACCGAGTCCATGGTGGCGAAACACGAGGAGCACGCCCGCGAGGCGGCCCGTCGGGGCGCGAAGATCATCGGTTTCCAGGAGGTCTTCAACAGCCCCTACTTCTGCCAGGTCGAGGAGCCGGAGCACTACCGCTGGGCCGAGCCCGTCCCCGACGGTCCGACCGTACGGCGGATGCGGGCGCTCGCCCGCGAGACCGGCATGGTGGTCGTCGCGCCGGTGTTCGAGGCGGAGCAGCCCGGCTTCTACTACAACACCGCGGCCGTGATCGACGCCGACGGCACCTACCTCGGCAAGTACCGCAAGCACCACATCCCCCAGCTCAAGGGCTTCCGCGAGAAGTTCTACTTCAAGCCCGGGAACCTCGGCTGGCCCGTCTTCGACACCGCGGCCGGCAAGGTCGGCGTGTACATCTGCTACGACCGCCACTTTCCGGAGGGCTGGCGGCAGCTCGGCCTGGCCGGGGCCCAGCTGGTCTACAACCCCTCCGCGACCCACCGGAGCCTGTCCTCCCACCTGTGGCGGCTGGAGCAGCCCGCGGCGGCCGTCGCCAACGGGTACTACATCGCCGCGATCAACCGCGTCGGGCAGGAGGAGTACGGCGACAACGACTTCTACGGCACGAGCTACTTCGTCGACCCGCGCGGGCAGTTCGTGGGGGATGTCGCAAGCGACAGCGAGGAGGAGCTCGTGATCCGGGACATCGACCTCGACCTCATCGAAGAGGTACGGCAGACGTGGGCCTTCTACCGCGACCGCCGCCCCGACGCCTACGAAGGGCTGGTGCAGCCGTGA
- a CDS encoding PucR family transcriptional regulator, with protein MTITLDSLEPALSVRQVLTLERVLAGEPEVVAGASHLDRPVRWVHVAEAADVGVMLTGGEMVLTTGVLLAGDEDKQAEYVRSLHRAEAAAVVLGLGRAFPAAPDVMRRAAERCGLPMVVLHRPFPFAELTEEVQSRLVRRKFAAVSLSEAVRTELTALITAGAPLQRLLDEVARHSACPVVVTNLAHRVLGTAGERPAVDDVLRDWERIARQAGGTEGDGWIRAELGGRGERWGRIVLCGYRGDTATGRLLADRAAEALVLHRMLGGGAACSWEEQSAQSLLTDLVSGVVPARQLLPRARAAGLPVNRRTFVPLVVRDGDPARLERLLRLLGLPGLVAELADGATAVLLSLPRDQDAGALAAHFATRLRTETGPDHPVVAAAEPRAAWDDVPTGLREAQHVADAVADSSAVLDLPPVVRLRDVHLRGLIRLLRDDPHVQSFAERELDGLLRESDEDLLSVLRTYLATGRNKSRTAQLHHVSRPALYRRLESIQVRLGVDLDDFEQAASVHIALLAHDAQQQ; from the coding sequence ATGACCATCACCCTGGATTCCCTGGAGCCCGCGCTGTCGGTGCGGCAGGTCCTCACTCTGGAGCGGGTGCTCGCCGGGGAGCCCGAGGTGGTGGCCGGCGCGAGCCATCTCGACCGGCCCGTGCGGTGGGTGCACGTCGCCGAGGCCGCCGACGTCGGAGTGATGCTCACCGGCGGCGAGATGGTCCTCACCACCGGTGTGCTGCTCGCCGGCGACGAGGACAAGCAGGCCGAGTACGTCCGGTCGCTGCACCGCGCGGAGGCCGCCGCCGTCGTCCTCGGACTCGGCCGCGCCTTCCCCGCGGCGCCGGACGTGATGCGCCGGGCGGCCGAGCGGTGCGGACTGCCGATGGTCGTCCTGCACCGGCCCTTCCCCTTCGCCGAACTGACCGAGGAGGTCCAGTCGCGGCTGGTGCGCCGCAAGTTCGCCGCCGTCAGCCTCTCCGAGGCCGTCCGCACCGAACTCACCGCCCTCATCACCGCCGGCGCCCCCCTGCAACGCCTGCTCGACGAGGTCGCCCGGCACAGCGCCTGCCCGGTCGTCGTCACCAACCTCGCCCACCGCGTCCTCGGCACGGCGGGGGAGCGGCCCGCGGTGGACGACGTGCTGCGCGACTGGGAGCGCATCGCCCGGCAGGCCGGGGGCACCGAGGGCGACGGCTGGATCCGGGCCGAACTGGGCGGGCGCGGGGAGCGCTGGGGCCGGATCGTGCTGTGCGGCTACCGCGGCGACACCGCCACCGGACGGCTGCTGGCCGACCGCGCCGCCGAGGCCCTCGTCCTGCACCGCATGCTCGGCGGTGGCGCCGCGTGCTCCTGGGAGGAGCAGTCCGCGCAGAGCCTGCTCACCGACCTGGTCAGCGGCGTCGTACCCGCACGGCAACTGCTGCCCCGGGCCCGCGCCGCCGGACTGCCCGTCAACCGGCGCACCTTCGTGCCGCTGGTCGTCCGCGACGGCGACCCCGCCCGCCTCGAACGGCTGCTGCGGCTGCTGGGCCTGCCCGGGCTGGTCGCCGAACTCGCCGACGGCGCCACCGCCGTGCTGCTCAGCCTGCCCCGCGATCAGGACGCGGGTGCCCTCGCCGCGCACTTCGCGACCCGGCTGCGCACCGAGACCGGCCCCGACCACCCGGTGGTGGCGGCGGCCGAACCCCGCGCCGCCTGGGACGACGTACCCACCGGACTGCGCGAGGCCCAGCATGTCGCGGACGCCGTCGCCGACTCCTCCGCCGTCCTCGACCTGCCACCGGTCGTACGCCTCAGGGACGTCCACCTGCGGGGCCTGATCCGGCTGCTGCGCGACGACCCGCACGTGCAGTCGTTCGCGGAGCGGGAGCTGGACGGGCTGCTGCGCGAGAGCGACGAGGACCTGCTGTCGGTCCTGCGCACCTACCTCGCCACCGGCCGCAACAAGTCCCGCACCGCCCAGCTCCACCACGTCTCCCGGCCGGCCCTGTACCGCCGTCTGGAGTCCATACAGGTCCGCCTCGGGGTGGACCTCGACGACTTCGAGCAGGCCGCCTCGGTGCACATCGCGCTCCTCGCGCACGACGCGCAACAGCAGTGA
- a CDS encoding TIGR03842 family LLM class F420-dependent oxidoreductase, translating to MDFGLVLQTDPPASRVISLMKRAERNGFTYGWTFDSAVLWQEPFVIYSQILANTTTLKVGPMVTNPGTRTWEVTASTFATLNDMFGNRTVCGIGRGDSAMRVAGRKPNTLARISEAMKVIRDLGSGREADLGGGTVVRFPWVGEGAELPVWMAAYGPKALKMAGEEADGFILQLADLYLTEYMVKAVKDAAVAAGRDPADVTICVAAPAYVTEDDSPEALAHAREQCRWFGGMVGNHVADLVSKYGEHSAAVPDELTDYIKSREGYDYSHHGRAGNPDTQFVPDEIVDRFCLIGPVEKHIEKLDALRALGVDQFAVYDMHDAQEAVIEAYGSRVIPAVNG from the coding sequence ATGGACTTCGGACTCGTCCTGCAGACCGACCCGCCGGCCTCGCGGGTGATCAGCCTGATGAAGCGGGCGGAACGCAACGGCTTCACGTACGGCTGGACCTTCGACTCCGCCGTGCTGTGGCAGGAACCGTTCGTGATCTACAGCCAGATCCTCGCCAACACCACCACCCTGAAGGTCGGGCCGATGGTGACCAACCCGGGCACCCGCACCTGGGAGGTCACCGCCTCCACCTTCGCCACCCTCAACGACATGTTCGGCAACCGCACGGTCTGCGGCATCGGCCGCGGCGACTCCGCGATGCGCGTGGCCGGCCGCAAACCCAACACGCTGGCCCGGATCAGCGAGGCCATGAAGGTCATCCGGGACCTCGGCAGCGGCCGGGAGGCCGACCTCGGCGGCGGCACCGTCGTCCGCTTCCCGTGGGTCGGTGAGGGCGCCGAACTGCCCGTGTGGATGGCCGCGTACGGCCCCAAGGCCTTGAAGATGGCCGGCGAGGAGGCGGACGGGTTCATCCTCCAGCTGGCCGACCTCTACCTCACCGAGTACATGGTCAAGGCCGTGAAGGACGCGGCCGTCGCCGCCGGCCGGGACCCGGCGGACGTGACCATCTGCGTGGCCGCGCCGGCGTATGTCACGGAGGACGACTCGCCCGAGGCGCTCGCCCACGCGCGGGAGCAGTGCCGCTGGTTCGGCGGCATGGTCGGCAACCACGTGGCCGACCTGGTCTCCAAGTACGGCGAGCACTCGGCCGCCGTCCCCGACGAACTCACCGACTACATCAAGTCCCGTGAGGGCTACGACTACTCCCACCACGGCCGCGCCGGCAACCCGGACACCCAGTTCGTGCCCGACGAGATCGTCGACCGGTTCTGCCTGATCGGCCCGGTCGAGAAGCACATCGAGAAGCTGGACGCGCTGCGCGCGCTCGGCGTGGACCAGTTCGCCGTCTACGACATGCACGACGCGCAGGAGGCCGTGATCGAGGCCTACGGATCCCGGGTGATCCCGGCCGTCAACGGCTGA
- a CDS encoding nitrilase-related carbon-nitrogen hydrolase → MSRVIRAAVFQTAWTGDKESMIQVHEQAARDAAAQGAQVLCFQELFYGPYFCQVQDPAFYEYAEQIPEGPIVRRFQALAEELGLVLVLPMYEEEQPGVLYNTAAVIDADGSYLGKYRKTHIPQVRGFWEKFYFRPGNSGWPVFDTKVGRVGVYICYDRHFPEGWRALGLAGAEIVFNPSATSRGLSGYLWQLEQPAAAVANEYFVGAINRVGVEEYGDNDFYGTSYFVDPEAQFVGEVASDKEPELVVRDLDMARLREVRDRWQFYRDRAPGAYGPLTAP, encoded by the coding sequence ATGAGCCGAGTGATCCGTGCCGCCGTCTTCCAGACCGCCTGGACGGGCGACAAGGAGTCGATGATCCAGGTCCACGAGCAGGCGGCCCGCGACGCGGCCGCGCAGGGCGCCCAAGTCCTGTGTTTCCAGGAGCTGTTCTACGGACCGTACTTCTGCCAGGTCCAGGACCCGGCCTTCTACGAGTACGCCGAGCAGATCCCCGAGGGCCCCATCGTCCGCCGCTTCCAGGCTCTCGCCGAGGAACTCGGACTCGTCCTGGTGCTGCCGATGTACGAGGAGGAGCAGCCCGGCGTCCTCTACAACACCGCCGCCGTGATCGACGCGGACGGCTCCTACCTCGGCAAGTACCGCAAGACCCACATCCCCCAGGTCAGGGGATTCTGGGAGAAGTTCTACTTCCGGCCGGGCAACAGCGGCTGGCCCGTCTTCGACACCAAGGTCGGCCGGGTCGGCGTCTACATCTGCTACGACCGCCACTTCCCGGAGGGCTGGCGCGCGCTCGGCCTCGCGGGTGCCGAGATCGTCTTCAACCCCTCGGCCACCTCCCGCGGCCTGTCGGGCTACCTCTGGCAGCTGGAACAGCCGGCGGCGGCCGTCGCCAACGAGTACTTCGTCGGCGCGATCAACCGGGTGGGCGTCGAGGAGTACGGCGACAACGACTTCTACGGCACCTCGTACTTCGTGGACCCCGAGGCCCAGTTCGTCGGCGAGGTGGCGAGCGACAAGGAGCCCGAACTGGTGGTGAGGGACCTGGACATGGCCAGGCTCCGAGAGGTCCGCGACCGCTGGCAGTTCTACCGGGACCGCGCGCCTGGAGCCTACGGTCCGCTGACGGCCCCCTAG